The Kineothrix sp. IPX-CK genomic interval TAATGTTGTATGTTAAAAATTATTAGGAATAGGATAGAAATCAATAAAGAAAAGAAATATCAGAAAACATAGCAGTAAAAACGGATTAAACATAATTATTTTGAGTGTCTGTCAAGGATGGTAGTAATAGTCCCCGAGTTGGAAGATAGATGTCTTAGGATGAATATAATAAGATGAGTTGATACTGGACGATTGCAAATGTCGCCAAATGGTAATACACCTTATGTTGCTAATCCAGCCAATATTAACGCATTTAGTAAACAAGCAAAGTTTGGAAGTATTTCTTCAGGATTCAATGTAGACATCAACAATATATATCCTGCTGGTAAATCTGGATGGTACAAATTGCTGGTCTAAGATTAATATATGATATTAGAAATATAAAAATCGGGAAACCACACATTGTGGAAATTATAGTCAATCAATCAGAATTTACTCCTTATTGCTTTATCTCAATACAAATTTTATTCTTAAAAGAAGAACTAAATGATCGAATATATGTATGGTATGATAAGGAGGGGACGATTTAACAGCTATCTATAAAAAGCTAAATGATACAATAGCTTTTGCATTGAACTATTAAAGGATGATACAGAAGTAGATACTAAAATATAAGTCAAAGCAGCATTGCATTCCCATCTGAAAAATAACCATGGAGTAAGTAGATTTTTGCCATTTAAGGATAGCTTCATCACTATCCTTTCGCCTGAAATCCACTCATTAGAACGGCAGCAGCATCTGCTTTTTCTTTCAGATAAGTTAAGCAGATTACAAATAATCGATTTCCATTCTGAGCGAAATAATAATCCTGCTCTTTTACTACATTGTCAAAACTTGTTATGTTTATAGTGCCGTGAAACTTTGTAAATTCCTTGCCTGCCACGGTTACATTTTCCAGGGTATTTCCAGTTGTTAAATCTATGTTGGATAAATCCCAGACAAAGGACATGTATGCTTCAATATACTCATTTAACGTTACAGAAGACGGTACTGTGATAATGTTCACATTTACATTGGGAATGCCGGTGGGAGATGAGCACATCATTTCCAGATTGGATTCAGTCGCAAGTCCATCATATTCCGGCTCGGAAGAATCCAAGTCTGTAGATACCAGATCGGTTACGACTTCTGCCAATTCAGCTATTTCTTCATTTGTTAACATTGCATAACCAGCCGGTGCTGTAAATTTGATGCCCATCCAGTCATTTACATAGTCCGCACCACTGTAAGCAGCTCCTTCATAAGAGGTAGTTTCTTCATAGGAAGCAATTTCTTCATAAGGAGAAGTCCCTCCATAAGAAACAGTTTCTGCTGAATTTTCACCCTGCCCCTGAGTTGTGCCGGAGCTGAGGTATGTTTCTTCAATTTCATCTGCTTCATAATAAGAACCATAGAGTTCATCCGGCAAAGACTCTTCCGTATCATAGCTGGCACTCAGCGAAGCCTCCTGAGTGCCGGAACCGAGATTCTGATGGGTGATTCCAAGAACGATGATATAGATGATTAGACCTGAAGTCAGGGTAAAGATTGCAAAGAGTATGCTGATGCATACTGTGTGAATTGTTTTCATTAAAAAATATACTTTCCGCTGCGGCGGAATTTCCCCTTTTATCATTTAATTGATGGTATAATTTCTTGAAATTATTTTACCGCATTGTTTATTAATATGCAATCTATTGATAAAAACATTGATAATGTAAATAACAGAGATTTATAGCGGCTAAAAGAAAAATATGGTAAAATCTAAACAATAAAATAATATATACTATAGCATTGCTCCATAAACAAAAAACAGTATATCTTTAAAATCCAGATAAGAACCAACTACTAATTCAAGAACTAATTCTCAATAGTATTCATAATAATAGGAGGCATCGAGTATGTATAAAGGATTTAAAATGAGATTGTATGCAGGACAAGAAGCGGAATATGAGAGACGTCATAATGAACTATGGCCTGAGATGCAGGAGATGATTCATGAGCACGGAGGAAAGAATTATTCGATTTTTCTGGATAGAGAGACACTGACCTTATTCGGCTATATCGAAATAGAAGATGAAGCGCTCTGGGCAAAGGGAGCGGATACGGAGATCAATCGAAAATGGTGGGATTTCATGGCAGACATCATGGAGACTAATCCCGACAATAGCCCTGTAGCAACAGATTTACACCCGGTCTTTCATCTGGACTGAGCTATCAGCACTCCAATCGATTTAACATCTCACAAAAAAGGAGAACACTCATGATAATGGAATCTCACTGTCTTACAGTACCCGGTCAAAAGACCGGACCAGCCGGACTTACCGTGTACCGCATCGATAACATCAGCGTTGCACCGGAGAAAAAACGGCCTATGGTAGTAGTTTGTGGGGGAGGCGGATATAGCATGATTTCCGACAGAGAGAAGGAACCTATCGTGCTTCAATTCCTTTCCATGGGCTGCGATGCTTGTCTGATCGAATACAGTGTGGAACCGAATGTATTTCCCACGGCGGTTATGGAGTTAGCCGGTGCGGTGGCATTTATCAGAGACCATGCGGAAGAATGGAATGTGGATGCGGATAAGATAGTTACCTGCGGCTGCTCAGCCGGAGGACATCTGGCAGCCAGTCTTGGCGTATTCTGGAACCGGGAATTCGTTTACGGACCTATAGGAAGGAAAGCGGAGGAAATAAGACCTAACGGACAGATTTTATGCTATCCGGTCATTACCTCCGGCGAATATGCTCATAGGGAATCCTTTGAGAAGCTGCTGGGCGAAAGGAGTAATGAGGAAGAGGCTTTGAAGCTCGTATCCTTGGAAACGCAGGTGACGGAGGATACTCCCGTCACTTTCTTGTGGCATACGGCCCCCGATCAGGCAGTACCCGTAGAAAACAGCATGAAATTCGCACAAGCTCTTCATTCCCATGGAGTGAATTTTGAAATGCATATTTATCCGGTGGGAGGCCACGGCCTTTCTCTGGCGAATGAAGAAACCAGTGGTGAAGAAGGAGTAGAACTGGTACCGTACTGCTCCGGCTGGATCGGACTGGCAGGTGCGTGGCTGAAACTCAATTTCCCCGTCAGCTCATAGGAATAAATGACAATCCTTCGGAATAAAATTAGGTGATTAGGCGTTACTATGAAGCCGCAGGCCGAATAGTAACAACAGGACATAGTTGTCTGAAGACTGAATGAGGGAGGATTGGAAGTGGCTTATTATGATAAGAAAATAGTGTATCTGTCCTATATGAGCAATGGAAGCAAGGTAAAAAATGCGGGCTTTGTCCGCGCGGAATGCCGCGGAAGGGACTACACACTGGACATGCGCGTAAATGGAATTCAGGAATGGATGGAGAAACAATACGACATTCTCGCAGTCACGCCTTCAGGGAAGGAGCATGCGGTAGGCAGAATCCTTCTCCAAAAGGGTACCGGACAGTGGCAGGCGGGCCCGCTTAAGAGTATGAGCGCCGGAAACACACTTTCCTATGAAGAAATCGAAAGTCTTCGTATCGATCTGACTGACGGGAAGACGATTGAAGGGGTATTCCGGCAAACAGACCCAGGCCGGACGGATATACGCAGCGAATCTAATCCGGAAA includes:
- the rhaM gene encoding L-rhamnose mutarotase: MYKGFKMRLYAGQEAEYERRHNELWPEMQEMIHEHGGKNYSIFLDRETLTLFGYIEIEDEALWAKGADTEINRKWWDFMADIMETNPDNSPVATDLHPVFHLD
- a CDS encoding alpha/beta hydrolase, yielding MIMESHCLTVPGQKTGPAGLTVYRIDNISVAPEKKRPMVVVCGGGGYSMISDREKEPIVLQFLSMGCDACLIEYSVEPNVFPTAVMELAGAVAFIRDHAEEWNVDADKIVTCGCSAGGHLAASLGVFWNREFVYGPIGRKAEEIRPNGQILCYPVITSGEYAHRESFEKLLGERSNEEEALKLVSLETQVTEDTPVTFLWHTAPDQAVPVENSMKFAQALHSHGVNFEMHIYPVGGHGLSLANEETSGEEGVELVPYCSGWIGLAGAWLKLNFPVSS